In the genome of Acidobacteriota bacterium, one region contains:
- a CDS encoding ABC transporter permease — protein MTMLLRDLRFAVRALLRRPGFSLVAVLCLGLGLGAVSTLAGLVDAVLLRPLPFADAERVVMVWNHFLQKELPEFPSSGVEFEDHRRDNRAFEHVAGLLPWDFNLSSSGDEPQRVEGIRASAALFSILGVEAQVGRTYTQREEETQERVVVLSHGLWQQRYGGGDGVLDESLELDGLAHTIVGVLPADFDLEIVEADVWVPFTPNPAIPRFMRGVQLMARLSPELSLQQAQAETDVFAQRLQRDYPGIYQPGSGWGIHLTPLRDEIVGDVRPLLWLLLAAVLLVLLIACANVANLQLTQASLRGGEMAVRAALGAGRRILLRQLVVESLLLATAGGLFGVALAALSIRMLRLLDAGGIPRLHEVALNPRVLLVVALVTALAGVLVGVWPALRLSPSRLQALLRGSGRGGDGAAAGKAVRSGLVVAEIALAMTVLIAAGVMVRSLHRMSQSDPGFEAANRLTLQTVLSRTAYRPAERKVEYYRALLERLERLPGVEAAAVVSHLPGSGKLGFRGVPEVEGKIPEPGTPTPAAGIRMISPGYFDTMAIPLLGGRDFGVSDDAQGTPVVIIDRAVAERFWTASTAIGQRLNVPGLLDEPRLVVGVVGEVNHHGLLGAPEEQIYVPYPQFPTFDLAPVLRTSGDPMALAEASRRVLLEVDPAQPVEDLRPLDARLVDSIAQPRFQALLFALFGGVALTLALVGVYGVMAFAVSRRTRELGIRLALGARRQGILKLVLGQGLRLALIGVAIGGLLSWLALGAAEGAFGQLVGGLEVRDLTTFLAIPVLLATMTLLACYLPARRATRIDPVAALHHE, from the coding sequence ATGACCATGTTGCTGCGCGATCTTCGTTTCGCCGTTCGGGCTCTGCTGCGGCGCCCGGGCTTCTCTCTCGTCGCGGTGCTCTGTCTGGGTTTGGGATTGGGCGCCGTTTCGACCCTCGCTGGGTTGGTCGACGCGGTCTTGCTGCGACCCTTGCCGTTCGCCGATGCCGAGCGCGTGGTGATGGTGTGGAACCACTTTCTGCAGAAGGAGCTGCCCGAGTTTCCTTCCTCCGGCGTCGAGTTCGAAGACCACCGCCGCGACAACCGCGCCTTCGAGCACGTCGCCGGCCTGTTGCCCTGGGACTTCAACCTGAGCTCTTCCGGCGACGAGCCGCAGCGCGTCGAGGGGATTCGCGCCTCGGCCGCTCTGTTCTCCATCCTGGGGGTCGAGGCCCAGGTCGGTCGCACCTACACGCAGCGCGAAGAGGAGACCCAAGAGCGGGTGGTCGTGCTGAGCCACGGCCTCTGGCAGCAGCGCTATGGCGGTGGCGACGGCGTCCTCGATGAGAGTCTCGAGCTCGATGGCCTGGCGCACACCATCGTCGGCGTGCTGCCGGCGGATTTCGACCTCGAGATCGTCGAGGCCGACGTCTGGGTTCCGTTCACCCCCAATCCGGCGATTCCCCGCTTCATGCGCGGCGTCCAGCTGATGGCGCGCCTGAGTCCCGAGCTCAGCTTGCAGCAGGCCCAGGCCGAAACGGACGTCTTCGCCCAGCGCCTGCAGCGCGACTATCCCGGCATCTACCAACCGGGAAGCGGCTGGGGGATTCACCTGACGCCGCTGCGCGACGAGATCGTCGGCGATGTGCGGCCCCTCCTGTGGCTGCTGCTGGCGGCGGTGCTTCTGGTGTTGCTGATCGCCTGCGCCAACGTCGCCAATCTGCAGCTCACCCAGGCATCCCTGCGCGGTGGCGAGATGGCGGTGCGCGCCGCCCTCGGTGCCGGCCGGCGGATTCTGCTGCGCCAGCTGGTGGTCGAGAGCCTTCTGCTGGCGACCGCCGGAGGCCTCTTCGGGGTCGCCCTGGCGGCGCTTTCGATCCGCATGCTGCGCCTCCTCGACGCCGGCGGGATTCCGCGCCTCCACGAGGTCGCCCTCAACCCTCGGGTTCTGCTGGTGGTGGCCCTGGTGACGGCGCTGGCGGGAGTGCTGGTCGGCGTCTGGCCGGCCTTGCGGCTGTCGCCGTCGCGGTTGCAGGCTCTGTTGCGCGGCAGCGGCCGCGGCGGCGATGGTGCGGCCGCCGGCAAGGCGGTGCGCTCCGGTCTGGTGGTGGCCGAGATCGCCTTGGCGATGACGGTCTTGATCGCCGCCGGCGTGATGGTGCGCAGCCTGCACCGCATGAGCCAGTCCGATCCCGGTTTCGAGGCCGCCAATCGCCTGACTCTGCAGACCGTGCTGTCGCGCACCGCCTACCGCCCGGCGGAGCGCAAGGTGGAGTACTACCGCGCTCTCCTCGAGCGCCTCGAGCGCCTGCCCGGGGTGGAGGCGGCGGCGGTGGTCTCGCACCTGCCGGGCTCCGGCAAGCTCGGCTTCCGCGGTGTCCCGGAGGTCGAGGGCAAGATTCCGGAGCCGGGAACGCCGACGCCGGCGGCGGGGATTCGCATGATCAGCCCGGGCTACTTCGACACGATGGCCATCCCGCTCCTCGGCGGCCGCGATTTCGGCGTGTCGGATGATGCCCAGGGGACTCCGGTGGTGATCATCGACCGGGCCGTGGCGGAGCGCTTCTGGACCGCGTCCACGGCCATCGGTCAGCGCCTCAACGTGCCCGGATTGCTCGACGAGCCGCGCCTGGTGGTGGGAGTGGTGGGGGAGGTCAACCATCATGGCCTGCTGGGGGCGCCGGAAGAACAGATCTACGTTCCCTACCCGCAGTTCCCGACCTTCGATCTGGCGCCGGTGCTGCGCACCTCCGGCGACCCGATGGCCTTGGCCGAGGCGTCGCGACGGGTCCTCCTCGAGGTCGATCCGGCGCAGCCGGTGGAAGATCTTCGGCCCCTCGACGCGCGCCTGGTCGATTCCATCGCCCAGCCACGCTTCCAGGCCTTGCTCTTCGCCCTCTTCGGCGGCGTCGCCCTCACCCTGGCGCTGGTCGGGGTCTACGGGGTGATGGCCTTCGCCGTGTCACGCCGCACCCGCGAGCTCGGCATTCGGCTGGCTCTGGGAGCGCGCCGTCAGGGCATCCTCAAGCTGGTGCTCGGTCAGGGCCTGCGGCTGGCGCTGATCGGTGTGGCGATTGGTGGACTGCTCTCCTGGCTCGCCCTGGGCGCCGCCGAGGGCGCCTTCGGACAGCTCGTCGGCGGCCTCGAGGTGCGCGACCTGACGACTTTCCTGGCGATTCCCGTGCTGCTGGCCACCATGACCCTGCTGGCCTGCTAC